The Triticum urartu cultivar G1812 chromosome 5, Tu2.1, whole genome shotgun sequence genome contains the following window.
GGGTGCTAGGtgatacgtctcaaacgtatttatatttttttattgtttcatgctattataatATCATTTTTAGATACTTTTTATAATAATTCATATTATTATTTTTGAACTACCCTACTAATTCAGTGCCCAGAGCCAGTTGTTATTTTATGCATGTTTTCgatttgcaaaaaaaaatatcATACTTGTGAAGCTAAACGGGGATTTACAAGGATTTATTTTGAAAAATAAGAGACCCAAGGGACCTAGACCCACCTGGAGAGGAGCTCCAAGGGCTCCAGACGGTTGCCCCATGCAGGTACCCTAAACCCCAAACCATAACCTTAACCCTAAAttcttgtgacgcccccgatttgattGTACACTCATCATACACGTAAACGTGTACGAttaagatcagggactcatggaaagatatcacaacacaactctaaaaataaaataagtcatacaagcatcatattacaagccagggcctcgagggctcgaatacaagagcttgattatagacgagtcagcggaagcaacaatatctgagtacagacataagctaaacaagttgccataagatgacTAGCAACAATACAAAAGTCCTGGTCAAGATCATCCGTGGCAGTAGGCAAATGTGTAAATTCGCGTAGAGTGTAGGAAACACGCTCGCTTCCTGGTCGCTCCCGCGGGCGGCCGGGAGCGAACCCTAGCCGCCAGCAGCGCAGCACCCACCTCCCCcgcctcccctcgccgccgccggacggCGTCGCCAGGCAAAGCCCGTGCGGCTCGGCGATGGCGGGGCCCTTTCCTCCTTCTGGTCGGAGCGGCGTGGCGCGGGCCGTCCTCTTCGACGGGAGCTCGGCCGGCGGTGATGCTAGCTCGAGGCGGTGCGGCAAGGTAGCGCAGGGGCGGGTCAGGCGCGCTTCGGGGCTAGCTGGCGCGGTTCTACGCGCGGCGGCTCGCCGCGGGCGTTGGCACGGGCGCACGGAGCGGAGGGCGCAGATTTAAGCGGGTCACGGAGAGGAGCGTGATGGGGTTGCGTGGGCGCCGCGGCGAGGTCGCGCCGCGCGTGCGTGGCGGCTCGGGCGGCCATTTGTGGTCGTGCGCTGCTGGGTACCCTGCTCCGCGGCGTGAGGGGCTTGAGAGGAGCTGGGACGAGGTGCTGCTGCACGGCAAGGTGCTGCACAAGGGGTCCGGCGGCGCGGATCTATCGCCGGGAGGTTGCGCGACGGCGCGGTGAGGGGCTGCTGCTCAGGCAGCATGGTGGAGCGGCTTCGCTATAAGGATGCAGGAGCAACAGCTTCGGATTTGCTCGGATTCAGGTGGAGCCGGTGGACGTCGACCATGGGGATTTTGTGCTGTGCAGTGCTCCGGATCTGCTCGGATTCGAAGGTGTGGAGGAGCTCCGGGCGAAAGTCCAACACTGACCTTGGGTCGGTGCTGGCAACAGCGGCGCCATGGCCATGGTGTCGTTCCCCTTCTTGAAGGTGTTGCCGTGGAGCTCCATTACACGACTCTCCGGGAGAAATCCCTAGCTTCGGGTGGCCGAAGCGGGTGATGATGGCGGCTACGTCATTTCCTTCTTTGAGGCATCGCCTTGGAGAGTCAGCATGTTGCAGTTTGCACGGATCTCTTCGTCGTCGGGGACAGTGGACgtcggggcggcggctccgggtgATTTATGATTGTGCGTCGAGATGGCGATCTCGGGAACAATGTGAGTGGCAGCTCTATGAGGTGGGGCTCTATCTCGACATTGGTTGGGTGGCATCCTTATCCCACTTGGGCGGTAGGGGTGTCGGCTCGGTCGATGCGCCCCAGAGGGGGCGATTTGACTTTATGTCGGGGTGGCGGCCCCGGATGTGGTGCGGCGTTCGTGGTCTGCGAGCGGTTGCCCTGAGCAGCGTGGGCTGCGGGCAGCTGGGTTGTGCGGTGTTGCTGCTCGAGGGGAGCGGTGGTATGTCAGGGCGGCGGCCCCGAGAGAATCTCTGTGGCGATCAGACTTCTGTGACAACGATAATGGTGGGAGCGATGTCGGCGACACGACAATGGTTGCGGTAGTCGACTCTTCTCTGGCGTGTCCACAGTTTTGCCTCGGTTTGCTTGTTGCTGTGGAGTCGAAGTTGCGGCGGCGGGGCCCTGTGGTGTACGATGACTGGCTGCAGGTGGCCCGTTCGGCGATCTTCTGTGGCGCCAGCCGTGCCTGGTTTTGTTCTTCTGAGTTCTCCGTCTGAGTCAGAGCTGCATTGTCTGGCCGTAGGTCGACTTGTCGTCGATTAAGGTGAACTTTGCCCTGTGTGTTTCAGTCTATGGAGTGGGCTTGGTTCTTGTTGTCCCGGTTTTTGCCCGGTTTTATGTAATTAACTAGGTAATTCTTTTCTGCTTAATTAATAGATGACGCAATATTTGCCTtcgttttgaaaaaaaaagtccTGATCAAGTTTGTTTGTCCTTGTGAATATATTGGCATCAAGTGATCATTTAAGCTCGGCTCACCCATCAGGATCACAATTAGTTGTTCCTTTTGAATTCACGGTGATGTTGCTACGATATTTATGGCAATGTTAGATGCAGTAAGATGGCAGTGATGAGCCAATGGCAGGGATGAGCCGGAGATGGCGGGAACTGTAAAACTGTCAGGTTTCTTCAGTTAACGCCTCAAGGTATGCATTTCTGCAGAGATCTTCGGGACTAGGTTGCGTAAGTGGTTTGGTTCGAGGCCGGTGATGGATCCATCCTTGTGATGTACCGATGCTCGTGCTTCAGTTGTTGGTGTCATCATAGTCTTGGTAGTCCTTCTGTGCGTGTTGTTGTGGTTGGGCTACAAGTTCTCTTCTACAAgttttttttttagaaaaggaggatgacccccggcatctgcatctgggagatgcatacggtcattttattgattattctcgaggaccttacaaagtagtACAACAATATGTTTGAATCCgccatcttggcaacatatgccactactcctatccatatgatgaagggggtgcaagCTGGGCCAAATACCCAGACCTctcacctaagcctaacatctaaaATCGGAGGCCTCGACCGAGCCACATACCAGGTCCGGGGCACAATCCGGTCTGACGCACTCACATGTGTCGTCGCCACCATCTTCCACTGGTCCATCTTCAGAGCAGATTGAGGTGCCAACCTTGGCAGGATCCTCCGCCATCGACGCCATCAAGACGCCAAATGACGACCACCATCTACGCTAGCCCATCTCCAAGCAGAAGGAGCGCTACCACAGGACGAAGACCGGCGGAGAATAGGTGAAACGCTGCACACAATGCCGCCGCCAAACTCCTCACACGCACCGCAAAGCGCCCACCATGCTTCCGGGAACCCCGggcgacgccttcaagaaggagcGCGACGAGGGTACGACGCCGTCGCCCGCAAGGGGAACTAGAGCTTTCGCCCAAAGGAAGATCACGGTGAAAGACGGGAGAGGACCTCGACAAGGCCTCCAAGAATGGGATCGACGCCCAGCAAAGGCGCCGCCATTGTCGTGGCCTCCGCCGACGgccaagggtttcccccggtCCCGCCCCCATCCCATCCACCCAGCCAAAGACCTGGCCAGGGGAGCGCACGCAGCCGGAGAAAGCGTTGGACTTCATCGAAGCAGGCATGTCGGGTGATGGGGCACCCCGACCCACTGTAGTAGACGTCCACCGAGACCTCGCCGCCCGCATGGCCGAAGTCGTGGACCACCAGCACCCACGACCGTCGCCCGCCGAAGAGGCAACGCCGTCCACACCGCCCGAGGCCGCCGCCCCGGCATCCACCCACCGCACACATCTCGTCGAAACATGGAGAACGACCCACACCACCGCCACCAGGGAGCACCACACCGCGATCATCCAAGCCGGGCAGGACGAGGCAAGGCCACGCCGGCCAGATCCGGGTGGATCCGGCGAAACCTGGCCCACCAGCCGCCAGATCGGAGTATGGCTCCGATCCCAGGGCCAAGGCGGCCGGATCTGATGGGCGGAGCCGTCCCCGGCGACAGGCGCGGGGCGACAACGCCGGTGGCAGCCGCCGCAGAGGGCCGGCCTCGGCGGCCACCAGGGAAAAGCGGGCGGCGGCGCCCGATGCGGGGTGGGGGCCGGCTCTCCAGAGGTCGAGGCGGGTGCGCGGGGAAgcccccgccgccgcctaccGCCGCGCGGGCAAGCCCGACGAcggctgccggcggcggcggggaaggaggagaaggggagGCGGGGGACCGGCGGCGCCTAGGGTTTCGCCCCCGGGTCGCCCGAGAACGGACgacgcgcggggggggggggggggggggggggggggggggggggggcacacaCCACTCACTACAAGTTTTCTTATGATGTACTTTGCGCTACTCTAGGCTGAGTCTGGTCATCTTCTAGCCGTGGATCGCCGACTCTTGGGTTGTTTAGATTTTGTCAGTTGTGCAGTGCCTCTTTGgcattgcatcattttctttGTTAATAAATTCTCATGCATTTTGctcaaaaaataaataaattctCATGCATGGTCTGGAAAAAGAAAAGATTCAATTAGCGTTGAGACCATTTATTAATGGGTGGCCTTGATCTGAAACCAAACTATTTGGTGGACCAATTTAGTGGAGAGAATAGATGGAAGACAGATAGTGGAAAAGCAAAAGGAGATTCCTCGGCCAAAATGCTGTTCCATGGAGGCTGAATTTGATAAATTCGAAATTCTTTTTTTTACTTTtcagttttttttttgaaaaaatacgCATACAACTAGAGACATAATGTATATGTGTGTAATTTTTCAGGATTAAATGCATTAAAACGACAGCTACATAAAAAATACTATGTGGCTTTTCAACACGTGCATTATTCATTCTCAAAGTCCATGATTTTTTTTGTGCAGCTCAAAATTCACGGTATTTCATTGTGAAATTTTACATGCATATACATTACATCTTTGTATATATGTATAAttgttttcagaatttttttaagtaaaaagtttgaaaatttcaaaattttccgCATCCATGGAGCTAAGCCTTGTAAAAGTACAATAAATGCCCCCGCCAAAAATGTACTCCCACGAGGGACAGTTAATACGGATCGGATGGACTAAAAGAGATGAAACGTCTAATCTTTCTTCACACCATGCCCAAAGTTAcatttgaaattttttttgagAGAGTGAAAGTTACGTTTAAGTTTGATTTGACAATTGTAGCACCATCTTGCACAACAATTTCCTTTTGAGGATGACCTCTAACTTTATTCAATCTGGCCAAATTATAACCATGCTTCGAACTGTATTGTAGTTCCAAGAAATTGCAAAATACTCCAGAACTCCTGGAGTAGCTTTTATGACTAATAATTACAGTGAATTCTCTATTACTTTTTCTGCAGTTAGATTTCTCCCCCTTTTTTGGAGAAATTCTACagttttttttttgcgggggaaATTCTACAGTTAGTTTCTCAAAAACGTTTGTCAAGCGCAGGCTGAACCTCTCGACAGGCCCAGTGCAAATGGCAGCCAGGCGGCCTTTCAACTCCTTCCTTATCGCAAGCATGCCACCTCATCATTCAACATGCATTAGGAAAGGCCCACCTTAATATGCAACTATTCATATTAAAAATCCACTACAACATGCATGCATGTAAATTTCATTTTATTATGCTATTTACATTTAATTCTTATACACTTTCAAAAACTATTGTTTCAAAAATTCATGTTTCATATAATCAAAATCTTATTGAAATATTATAAAtattcccgcaacaacgtgcggCGCATCATCTAGTTTCATAAAAACGTCTGTCAAGCGCAGGCCCAGTTCCCTGCGAGAGGCAGGAACCCTCTCGACAGGCCCAGTGCAAATGGCAGCCAGGCGGCCTTTCAACTCCTTCCTTATCGCAAGCAGGCCCGGCCCGGCACGATCGACGACATTTCCACAGCCGCGTACGTAGTGCAGCATCTCCGGTGAGGCTGTTGAGTGTTGACGTAACCAACTCGCTTGATTCCACTCGACGCGAACGAACTCACCGGATTCCCTCCGGTCGCCGGCTCTCCTACATATACGCACGCCCGACCCCATGCATCGGTCACAGATTCATTCTCCGCCCCGAGATACCCGCGCGTCCGGCCACCAGCTCGCGCGTGCCTGCGACCCGCCAGCTCGCGCGCGCGCGTACTGCCGCCACCAGCCATGGCGCCCGGCGAGGCGACGGACGTCGGCATGCGCCGGCCCGCCGGGTGCTGCGGCGGCGGCGTCTTCCCGGAGGATTCGTTCGCGAGCTGGGGCGCGTACGGGCGCGCGCTGCTGGAGACGGGGCCGCGGCTCAGGGACCGGCTCACGGCGCGCTCCGCCGTAGACGTCGAGGTGCACGCCGTCCGCGGCCGCAGCGGCGCCGACATGCGCCGGGAGCTCAACTGGTGGGACCTCGCGTGGTTCGGCGTCGGCGCCGTCATCGGGGCCGGCATCTTCGTGCTCACCGGCCAGGAGGCCAAGGAGGCCGCTGGCCCCGCCGTCGTGCTCTCCTACGCCGTCTCCGGCATCTCGGCCATGCTCTCCGTGTTCTGCTACACCGAGTTCGCCATCGAGATCCCAGTCGCAGGTGACTCTCATCTCATCTCATGTCCGATCTACGGCTAGATCGTATCCTACCTACGTTCCTACTTCCATTGACTCCATGCATGCATGAGATGGATGAGTAGAACTCTCATCTCATTGACTCCATGCATGCAGGCGGTTCGTTCGCGTACCTGCGGGTGGAGCTGGGCGACTTCATGGCCTTCATCGCCGCCGGCAACATCCTGCTCGAGTACTGCAtcggcggcgcggcggtggcGCGCTCCTGGACCTCCTACTTCGCCACGCTACTCAACCACCACCCCAACGACTTCCGCATCCACGCCACGTCGCTCGCCGAGGACTACAACCGCCTCGACCCCATCGCCGTCGTCGTCATCACGCTCATCTGCCTCTTCGCCGTGCTCAGCACCAAGGGCTCCTCCCGCTTCAACTACATCCTCTCCATCGTCCACTTCGCcgtcatcatcttcatcatcggcGCCGGCCTCTCCAAGGCCAAGCTCTCCAACTTCACCGCCGAGTTCGCGCCCTACGGCGCCCGCGGCATCTTCGCCGCGTCCGCGGTGCTCTTCTTCGCCTACATCGGCTTCGACGCCGTCAGCACCATGGCCGAGGAGACCAAGAACCCGGCCAAGGACATCCCCGTGGGGCTCGTCGGCGCCATGGCGCTCACCACCGTCGTCTACTGCATTCTCGCCGTCACGCTCTGCCTCATGCAGCCGTACCGGGACATCGACCCCGACGCGCCCTTCTCCGTCGCCTTCAGCGCCGTCGGCATGGACTGGGCCAAGTACATCGTGGCCTTCGGCGCGCTCAAGGGGATGACCACCGTGCTGCTCGTCAGCGCCGTGGGCCAGGCCAGGTACCTCACCCACATCGCGCGGACGCACATGGCGCCGCCGTGCCTCGCCGTCGTGTCCCCGCGCTGGGGAACGCCGGTGCGCGCCACAGTCACGATGCTCACCGCCACGGCCATCATCGCGTTCTTCACCGACCTCGGCATCCTCTCCAACCTCCTCTCCATCTCCACGCTCTTCATCTTCATGCTCGTCGCCGTCGCACTGCTCGTCCACCGCTACTACGCCTCCGGTGAAACCACCGCCGCCAACCGTAACAAGCTCGTCTCGTGCGTCGCCGTGATCCTCGCCGCCTCCGTCGGTACAGCGGTGTACTGGGGCGTGGCGGTGGACGGCGGGTGGGCGGCATACGTGGTGACCGTGCCGGCGTGGTTCGCGGCGACGCTTTACCTGCACCTCGGGGTGCCAAAGGCGAGGGTGCCAACGATGTGGGGGGTGCCGCTGGTGCCGTGGCTGCCGTCGGCgtccatcttcatcaacatcttcctGCTCGGATCCATCGATGCAAAGTCTTTCATGAGGTTCGCGATATGGACGGTGGCGTTGCTCGTGTACTACTTCTTCGTCGGCCTCCACGCCTCCTACGACACTGCCAAGGTGCTCGCGGCCGAGGCTGCCGCCGCCAGGGTGGAAGAAGGCGGCCACAAGGCCGTGGAAATTGCCGGAGCTAGCAGCTAATTAGCACAGGAATTCATTAGACTAGTGATCTGTACGTCCATTATTTTTCACAATCGCAAATTAGTTGATGTACTAGCTACTAGTAGTGTCGTTTTATTTGTTAAGAATTTTTTGACGAAAGTATGGTTAGCTGATTTAATACGCAGTCTTGCTAAGTCTCAATTAATTAAGTCTCAGTCGATGCTATATTAATTTGTCAAATCTTACGTTAGATTTGCGTAACATTTTGTTTtcagtttttttattttctctcttGCATGCTATGCAACTTGACCAAAACTTGGTTAAATCTCAGTCAACTGAGACCTAGCCACAACCTTCAGTATAATATTTTGTAGCAATCTAAATCTTATACCTCGGCCTAATTAAAATACTGAAGTCTCGAAGGACCATTTGACTTGCATGTCAAGTGTGTATGTTTAGAATAACATCAAGAAGCTCGATTTACCCCTTCGTCGACTAGGATTTTTGCCTTTCGGAGGTGGTGCCGTCGATCCACCTCATATTTtgtggccttagggccatgggGGCATGGTGGATCTCGGCCTTGTCGATGGAAAGGCTTTTTTATTAGATATTTTTTTGAGTTTTGTTGGGGTTTGTGTCCTGCCTGGGAAGGCGAGACAGCGACAGCTTTCTGAAGTTGGAATAATGTTCCCCCCGCCTAGCCTCCGCCCCGATGGTGCGTTTTGCATCGTCAGGGAACGTGTGGAGGTATGTCACATGATTTGATTGGTGGTTGTCTTTAATGGATATGCTCGGATCTAGTCTTCGTTCTTCTACATTCGTGTGTCTTCAAGTTGAATGCTTTCGACCTATACTCTTCATTGACAGTGCTTGCTGTGTTTGGTACATTGTTCCTATGAGGCCTTAGTCCGACAACTTTTTTGACTGTTTACTATAATAAGTTTTGCCTGACTCCGGCGACAGAGGGGCGATAATACCGGCGCGCCTTCtactcgcttcagtgcttgtagttgtCTTTGTAAATTTTGTTTTCAGTGTTTGTTGTACTATCATCATTGAAGAGAAATAGGTCGAGATTTTTCTCGAAAAAACGTGTATGTTTAGGGTAGATCTTATTTGTTGGCATGCGGCAAATAGACAAGGCTTCACTGAGTGAGGGGTGGCTTCGCCGCTATCGATGGAGGTGGGACGGTCAGCGTGCTGGGTTCCCAGCattgttttttttgtttgttCACTATAAATTGGCATTTTCTCCTTTTTACCTCTATGTGCTTTTTTTATTTAAATTATGTCTTTTTCTCCTTTTAGATTtggttttttcttctttttttcctttttcacATTTTCTTTATTATAATTTTTATAATACACGATAAATATTTTTATAATATACGGTAAAGCTTTTACATATATGCATTGAACTATTTTTAGTATACgataa
Protein-coding sequences here:
- the LOC125555597 gene encoding cationic amino acid transporter 1-like, translated to MAPGEATDVGMRRPAGCCGGGVFPEDSFASWGAYGRALLETGPRLRDRLTARSAVDVEVHAVRGRSGADMRRELNWWDLAWFGVGAVIGAGIFVLTGQEAKEAAGPAVVLSYAVSGISAMLSVFCYTEFAIEIPVAGGSFAYLRVELGDFMAFIAAGNILLEYCIGGAAVARSWTSYFATLLNHHPNDFRIHATSLAEDYNRLDPIAVVVITLICLFAVLSTKGSSRFNYILSIVHFAVIIFIIGAGLSKAKLSNFTAEFAPYGARGIFAASAVLFFAYIGFDAVSTMAEETKNPAKDIPVGLVGAMALTTVVYCILAVTLCLMQPYRDIDPDAPFSVAFSAVGMDWAKYIVAFGALKGMTTVLLVSAVGQARYLTHIARTHMAPPCLAVVSPRWGTPVRATVTMLTATAIIAFFTDLGILSNLLSISTLFIFMLVAVALLVHRYYASGETTAANRNKLVSCVAVILAASVGTAVYWGVAVDGGWAAYVVTVPAWFAATLYLHLGVPKARVPTMWGVPLVPWLPSASIFINIFLLGSIDAKSFMRFAIWTVALLVYYFFVGLHASYDTAKVLAAEAAAARVEEGGHKAVEIAGASS